One part of the Candidatus Mancarchaeum acidiphilum genome encodes these proteins:
- a CDS encoding lysylphosphatidylglycerol synthase transmembrane domain-containing protein: MEDSESKNKKDKKSIWYTILHIQNLNEDDYLHLVKRLMYFVGAGFVASFLIFFVIAYIGGIGRVSNIILSSNVGLYILAFAAVLSGYLIRFIKWDYYLKVVGIEVPKKKSMAIYLSLYSMDLTPGKLGRVLAAYTINRVTKKRVTKIVPIVTMDIFTDFIGVGILAIFTALYFNKFVVEVLAIDILLLLPYLFILNSRFYRFIKRIVKNERFLKFFNIYGDEYFASQSILNTPKTYILSVLVSVPAAFLNALALYFSLLAIHLKVSIPVIETVFIATSSALFGMITGIPGNLGVTDGSLVALISALFSLNLNISSAVTIMFRFATLWFGVIIGGIFLVYTFRYWTNKDVIKEGLTESINNAKNHIEKKFDR; encoded by the coding sequence ATGGAAGATTCAGAGAGCAAAAACAAAAAGGACAAAAAATCTATTTGGTATACTATCTTGCATATCCAAAACCTCAATGAAGACGATTACTTGCACTTGGTAAAAAGGCTGATGTATTTTGTTGGTGCAGGTTTTGTAGCCAGCTTCTTAATATTTTTTGTGATTGCTTACATAGGAGGGATTGGAAGGGTTTCAAATATAATACTCAGTTCTAATGTGGGATTATATATCTTAGCCTTTGCGGCAGTACTGTCTGGTTATCTGATAAGGTTCATAAAATGGGATTATTACCTTAAGGTTGTTGGGATTGAAGTGCCAAAGAAGAAAAGCATGGCAATTTATCTTTCGCTTTACTCTATGGATTTGACTCCTGGAAAATTGGGCAGGGTGCTGGCAGCATACACGATAAATAGGGTTACGAAAAAGAGAGTTACAAAGATAGTTCCAATAGTAACTATGGACATATTTACTGATTTTATAGGTGTGGGTATATTGGCGATATTCACAGCTCTTTATTTCAATAAATTTGTTGTTGAGGTACTTGCAATAGACATTTTATTACTTTTGCCTTACTTATTCATATTGAACAGCAGATTTTACAGATTCATTAAAAGGATAGTAAAAAACGAGAGATTCCTGAAATTTTTCAATATTTATGGTGATGAGTATTTTGCATCGCAAAGCATACTTAACACACCTAAAACTTATATTTTATCAGTATTGGTGTCGGTGCCTGCGGCATTCTTGAATGCATTAGCTCTCTATTTCTCTCTTTTGGCAATACACTTAAAGGTCTCCATACCTGTTATAGAGACAGTGTTCATTGCAACATCCTCTGCATTATTTGGAATGATAACAGGTATACCAGGTAATCTTGGAGTTACCGATGGATCTTTAGTGGCCCTCATCTCCGCTTTGTTTTCTCTCAATCTTAATATAAGCTCGGCAGTCACTATAATGTTCAGATTTGCCACTTTATGGTTTGGGGTCATAATTGGTGGCATATTCCTTGTTTACACTTTCAGGTATTGGACAAATAAAGATGTAATAAAAGAGGGATTGACGGAGAGCATAAACAATGCCAAAAACCATATAGAGAAAAAATTTGACAGATGA